The window TGCCCCGTCATTGGCAAAACTAGAGACTGAAATTAATATAATTAGGAGGGTGGTTTTAATATTCATTTTGATTTTTTTTAGTCGAAATAGGATTAAGTCTTACAAAGTATCTAATGCATTTTACCGTCAAGCGGAAATTAGTAAATACGATCTAGCAAAAGTATTGAAAAATATTAAGTCCCTATTTATGAATCCATTATTATAACTTCAAAATAATTGACTTGATATGTTAAGTTTAGTTCAAAATATAAATTAGAGAGACTGTGGATATAAAAACCCATAAAGCTAAAGCTAAAATCAAGGGTTTAATTCCAAACGCTTTTAAATCTTTTACGTAAAGGGTAGAGCCAACAATAAATAGCGTTAAAACCAATAAGCGTTTTGCTATTAAGACAATGGTAGCGGTCATGGATTCTGGTAAAATAGAATAACTATTAATCACGATAGCTGCAATAAATAATAGTATAAAATAGGGGATACTAATTTTTTCGCCTTTTGTTTTAAAATAAAATATAGAAAATATGGATAGCGGTATAATCCATAAAGTTCTGGATAGTTTGACAGTTGTTGCTATTTTTAAAGCCTCATCACCATAAGCCATAGCAGCTCCAACAACAGAAGTGGTATCATGGATGGCAATAGCGCACCACAATCCAAATTGTTCTTGTGTTAAGTTAAAAAGATGTCCTAAAGGAGGAAAAACAAACAAAGCAATGGAATTTAGTAAAAAGACTATACCTAAAGCCACACTTATTATAGTGCTTTTAGCTTTAATTATGGGCGCAATAGCAGCAATAGCACTTCCTCCACAAATAGCGGTTCCAGAAGTGATAAGATGTCCTAATTTTAAATCTATTTTTAATAGTTTAGAAAATAACAGCCCTAACGTTACTGTCAAAATAATAGAGCATACCGTTAGTCCAAAAGCATGTTTACTAGTCTGTAACGTCTCTTTAAATAACATACCAAAGCCTAAACCAATGATTGAAATTTTTAATAAATAGCTAATGACTTTATGGCTATGGGATTGTAATGGATTAGTAAATAGTAAGGTGAATAAAAAGCCTAGTGCCAATGCTGTAGCACTATTAATAAACCCTAGAAGTATAACTATGGTAGTAAGAGCATAAACTGATTTAGAAATAGTAGCTTTCATATCAAGAGGATTATTTGATACAAAAGTAGGTTTAACAAATAACTTTTAAGAACACGTATTTGTTATATAATATAACTAAAAGTTATAATTATGCCTGATAAATTTTTCAAAAGATTGAAGCATATTAGATTGAAATCCCGTTCTCTTTACAAAGTAAAACCACCTTTCTATGGATAGATTTTTGATCTCTATTATTTTTAATTGATTGTTTAATAATTCTTTATGTACGGCATGTATGGATAATAAAGCATAATGGTCAGAGTGGTGTAAGTAGTTTTTAATAGACTGAGTACTGTTTAAAGTGACTACCGTGTTTAATGTTTTAACCTTATTTTCTAACAAAAATTTATCAATAATATCTTTAGTTCCAGATCCTTTTTCACGCGATATCATAGGGATTTCTTGTAAAGTAACACTATCAATACTTCCAGTTTTAAATGCATTAGTATTGCTATTAGTTACTAATACAATTTCATCTTTTATAAATTTATCATAGTGTAGCTTTGGATTGGTCATGCGGCCTTCTGTAATACCAAAATCAATAGTTTCGTTTAGGATTAAATCTTCAATGGTTTCAGAGTTATTACTATTGATTTCAAATTTAGTGTTAGGATATTGCTTTCTAAACTTCGAAATCACATTAGGAATTATATAATTAGAAATTGTCGTACTGACTCCAAATGTGATTAATTCTGGGAACGTATCATTTTTATGCAAAAATTGAGCGTCCATTTCGCTATAAATAGCCAAAATTTTATTGGTATATAATAAAAAGGCTTGCCCTTCTTTAGTGAGTGCAATCGAGTTTCGTTTTCTAATAAACAAGGTCGTTTTGTACTGATCTTCTAAATTTCGTATAGATTTAGATACTGCTGGTTGCGATATAAATAACTGTTCCGCAGCTTTTGTAAAGCTTAACGATTTAGCAACAATTTTAAATATATGTAATTTAGTTTTCATAAGATATTTAAAATTTAAAGATACTATGCCGTTTTGTTAATAGATAGTAATCATGGTAAAATTATTTATAACTCTTATCAAGCTATTATTGTTTTCTGTTTTATGATCAGATTAACTGTTAAAAAAATTAGTAAAACTAGCAATAACGCCTGTTTTTGTATTAAACTAGCGTTAAACCAGGGGCGTTTTTTTGGAAACCACGAGTGGTAATAGTAACTTGAAGTATGGAAAATATATTAGTAGCCGGTGCCAACGGTACCACAGGAAAAAAAATAGTAAATCTTTTAAACGAATCTCAATATTTTAACCCGATTGCAATGGTTAGAAAAGAAGCACAAGTCGCTTATTTTAAAGCCAAAAACATTGAGACTGTTATAGCCGATTTAGAGCAAGACGTTTCTGTAGCTTTTAATAACACGATAGATAAGGTTGTTTTTGCTGCAGGATCCGGAGGGAAAAAAGTAGTAGAAGTTGATCAAGAAGGTGCAAAACGATTGATAGATGCGTCTAACAAAAATAAGGTCAAAAAGTTTGTAATGTTAAGCTCGATGGGAGCAGACCATCCAGAACAAGCGGAGCAGTTGCAAGCGTATTTAAAAGCAAAACATAACGCAGACGAGTATTTGAAGTCAAGCGGATTAAATTATAGTATTGTTAGACCAGGATCATTAACTAATGGCGAATTAACAAACAAGATTGAGTTAGAAACCAAGTTAAATAAAAGTGGGGAGATTAGCCGAAATGATGTGGCTCAAACTTTAGTAAGCACTTTAAATGACGATATTGCAAATAAGACGACTTTCGAAATTTTACAAGGTGATACTTTAATTGCTGACGCCTTAAATACGCTGTCGCCTATTAATGCTTAATCAAGTATAAAAGCACACAAATTTAAAAGACAATAGCTGCCAATTTTGGTGGCTATTTTTTTTTAGATAGGGTTATAAACACATAAAAAAAGAAGATAAAAAAGATCCAATCGTTAATTCCGTAAATGGAATAAAAGACACCTGCCATTTTATCTTTACTAAACACTTCAGAAACGCTATTAGTCAACATCCAATTAGCCCAAACACAACCATAAATAAACTTTTCGATAGCAAAAACAGCAATAAGCCACTTAACCTCATGATGTTTTTTAGCAACTGCTATATAAGCTAATCCCCAAACTAAAATCATTAATAATCCAAAATTGGACATGACGCTTGGGTCATACGCATTGATAGTGGTATTGGTAAATAGTCTAGAAAAGAACAAGACAGAAGTGTTCATTACACCAGAAATGATAAATCCTTTTGTGATTGTTTTATGGGGTATGGTCATTTTGTGGTTTCGAATTTAAATTAATGGTTTTATGTATGGCAATTTAAGTGTATTAGGAACATTACCCCAGTTTTTACGCATGGGAAAAGTGAATACCCTTGGGGTTAAACAAGCTAATAAGTATGTGCATTTATCCTCTATAATCTTAAAAAGAATTTTAAATATATGAAAAACGGGCCAGAAAGTATAGCGGGACTACTTGCTTTTATTAAAAGTAAAAAAAACTACCTAATAAGCGTTCGAATGGTATGTTTTAAGCCACTTGCATTTTAGAGAAAATATGGCGGATCAAAATTAAAAAGAGCTTAAAATCAAAGATTTTAAGCTCTTTTTATGCTTTTTTAAGGGGTTGTGCAACGGTTACCGGTGTTGGCAGTTCGTTATTCTCTTTTTTATTATTCCGTTAATCTGTTCTGAATCACAACTTTTATCTACGTTCAAGAATTTTAATGAATTATCAATATCATTTTTTGGTAAAACAGTTTTAGAATTTTTATCATTACAATATCCCCAACCATAATTTAGTTTAATTTCCCCTTGTACTTCTGCGGGAATATCTATTCCGTGGTAATATTCTGTTATTAAATCGCCATTTACAACTAAGTAAGAATCTTCAAATTCTACATTTATAATTTTTCTAATAATTAAATCGCCATTTATCATTACAAATCTGTTAAAATCATTAGATAAATAATCAGCTTGGATATTTC is drawn from Psychroserpens sp. NJDZ02 and contains these coding sequences:
- a CDS encoding YeiH family protein: MKATISKSVYALTTIVILLGFINSATALALGFLFTLLFTNPLQSHSHKVISYLLKISIIGLGFGMLFKETLQTSKHAFGLTVCSIILTVTLGLLFSKLLKIDLKLGHLITSGTAICGGSAIAAIAPIIKAKSTIISVALGIVFLLNSIALFVFPPLGHLFNLTQEQFGLWCAIAIHDTTSVVGAAMAYGDEALKIATTVKLSRTLWIIPLSIFSIFYFKTKGEKISIPYFILLFIAAIVINSYSILPESMTATIVLIAKRLLVLTLFIVGSTLYVKDLKAFGIKPLILALALWVFISTVSLIYILN
- a CDS encoding LysR family transcriptional regulator translates to MKTKLHIFKIVAKSLSFTKAAEQLFISQPAVSKSIRNLEDQYKTTLFIRKRNSIALTKEGQAFLLYTNKILAIYSEMDAQFLHKNDTFPELITFGVSTTISNYIIPNVISKFRKQYPNTKFEINSNNSETIEDLILNETIDFGITEGRMTNPKLHYDKFIKDEIVLVTNSNTNAFKTGSIDSVTLQEIPMISREKGSGTKDIIDKFLLENKVKTLNTVVTLNSTQSIKNYLHHSDHYALLSIHAVHKELLNNQLKIIEIKNLSIERWFYFVKRTGFQSNMLQSFEKFIRHNYNF
- a CDS encoding SDR family oxidoreductase; the protein is MENILVAGANGTTGKKIVNLLNESQYFNPIAMVRKEAQVAYFKAKNIETVIADLEQDVSVAFNNTIDKVVFAAGSGGKKVVEVDQEGAKRLIDASNKNKVKKFVMLSSMGADHPEQAEQLQAYLKAKHNADEYLKSSGLNYSIVRPGSLTNGELTNKIELETKLNKSGEISRNDVAQTLVSTLNDDIANKTTFEILQGDTLIADALNTLSPINA